The following are from one region of the Paenibacillus sp. KS-LC4 genome:
- the queD gene encoding 6-carboxytetrahydropterin synthase QueD, with the protein MIQQIYPSVVHPYSYELNKDMHFAAAHSIPSADAGKCAQIHGHTYFANVTIAGDELDASGFLVNFARIKRLIHDRFDHTYLNDDNEHFHAQSAEYFPTTEVVARTIYEITQAYLDQLANKPRCVQVFLRETPTSYVIYRPKKMAQQLAAKQLHDEAAAPDA; encoded by the coding sequence GTGATTCAGCAAATTTACCCTTCCGTAGTACATCCCTACAGCTACGAGCTAAATAAAGATATGCATTTTGCTGCTGCACATAGCATTCCGAGCGCCGATGCGGGCAAATGTGCCCAGATTCATGGGCATACGTATTTCGCTAATGTGACAATCGCTGGTGATGAGCTCGATGCATCCGGCTTTCTTGTTAACTTTGCACGCATTAAGCGGCTCATTCATGACCGCTTTGACCATACGTATTTAAATGATGATAACGAGCATTTCCATGCGCAAAGCGCAGAGTATTTTCCGACAACGGAAGTTGTGGCGCGTACAATTTATGAAATTACACAAGCTTATTTGGATCAGCTGGCGAACAAGCCGCGCTGTGTCCAAGTGTTTTTGCGTGAGACGCCAACGAGCTATGTCATTTACCGCCCCAAAAAGATGGCGCAGCAGCTAGCGGCTAAACAACTCCACGATGAGGCGGCTGCTCCCGATGCTTAA
- the queE gene encoding 7-carboxy-7-deazaguanine synthase QueE produces the protein MLKQAEARIPVMEIFGPTVQGEGMVIGQKTMFVRTAGCDYSCAWCDSAFTWDGTAKDEIRMLTAAEVMSELHAVGGAAFSHVTLSGGNPALLRHAGELVQGLHAAGIQVALETQGSKWQDWLLDIDELTLSPKPPSSGMATNWDMLDQIVRQLSAAERSFSLKVVVFDDADLAYAATVHARYPGVLFFVQAGNDDLVEGDNGKLRDKLVDRYEWLIERVMVRSDMNQVRVLPQLHAWVWGNKRGV, from the coding sequence ATGCTTAAGCAGGCCGAAGCACGTATTCCGGTTATGGAAATTTTCGGGCCGACTGTGCAAGGGGAAGGGATGGTCATCGGGCAAAAAACGATGTTCGTCCGCACAGCAGGCTGCGATTACAGCTGTGCTTGGTGCGATTCTGCCTTTACGTGGGATGGAACAGCCAAGGATGAAATCCGCATGCTCACTGCTGCGGAAGTCATGTCGGAGCTGCACGCCGTCGGCGGAGCAGCGTTCTCGCATGTGACGCTATCTGGCGGCAATCCGGCACTGCTTCGCCATGCGGGTGAGCTGGTGCAGGGGCTGCATGCCGCAGGCATCCAGGTCGCGCTGGAAACGCAGGGCAGCAAGTGGCAGGACTGGCTGCTAGACATTGATGAGCTGACCTTATCACCCAAGCCGCCGAGTTCCGGAATGGCGACTAACTGGGACATGCTGGATCAGATTGTTAGGCAGCTGTCAGCAGCGGAGCGCAGCTTTAGCCTGAAGGTCGTCGTATTTGACGACGCTGACCTGGCGTATGCCGCAACTGTACACGCGCGGTATCCGGGAGTGCTTTTTTTCGTCCAAGCCGGCAATGATGACCTTGTTGAAGGCGACAATGGCAAGCTGCGCGACAAGCTTGTGGATCGGTATGAATGGCTAATTGAACGCGTAATGGTACGCAGCGATATGAATCAGGTAAGGGTGCTGCCGCAGCTGCACGCTTGGGTATGGGGGAACAAACGGGGCGTTTAG
- the queF gene encoding preQ(1) synthase has protein sequence MSGRNEEELKGISLLGNQGTAYTFEYAPEILESFENKHPYRDYFVKFNCPEFTSLCPMTGQPDFATIYISYVPDVLMVESKSLKLYLFSFRNHGDFHEDCVNIIMNDLIKLMDPRYIEVWGKFTPRGGISIDPYCNYGKPGTKYEQMAENRLMNHDLYPEKIDNR, from the coding sequence ATGAGTGGAAGAAACGAAGAAGAGCTGAAGGGGATCAGTTTGCTTGGCAATCAGGGAACAGCGTATACGTTTGAATATGCACCGGAAATTTTGGAATCCTTTGAAAACAAGCATCCATACCGGGATTATTTTGTGAAGTTTAACTGTCCGGAGTTTACGAGTCTTTGCCCAATGACGGGTCAGCCGGATTTTGCTACTATTTACATTTCTTATGTTCCCGATGTGTTAATGGTAGAGAGCAAGTCGCTTAAGCTGTACTTATTCAGCTTCCGTAATCACGGAGATTTCCATGAGGACTGTGTAAACATTATTATGAACGATTTAATCAAGCTTATGGACCCGCGCTACATTGAGGTATGGGGCAAGTTCACGCCGCGCGGCGGCATCTCTATCGACCCTTATTGCAATTATGGGAAGCCGGGCACAAAATACGAGCAGATGGCGGAAAACCGCCTGATGAACCATGATTTATACCCGGAAAAAATAGATAACCGCTAG